In Apium graveolens cultivar Ventura chromosome 10, ASM990537v1, whole genome shotgun sequence, the following are encoded in one genomic region:
- the LOC141690066 gene encoding serine acetyltransferase 5-like, which produces MPTSDSPPPAPTDYAAEQAWLWTQIKSEARRDADAEPALASYLYSTILSHSSLERSLAFHLGNKLCCSTLLSTLLYDLFLDTFSNDVELRAATVADLRAAKLRDPACVSFSHCLLNYKGFLAIQAHRVAHKLWTQSRKPLALALQSRISDVFAVDIHPAATIGKGVLFDHATGVVVGETAVIGNNVSILHHVTLGGTGKAGGDRHPKIGDGVLIGAGATILGNVMIGEGAKVGAGSVVLINVPPRTTAVGNPARLMGGKDHPSQHKDVPGESMDHTSFMAQWSDYII; this is translated from the exons ATGCCGACGTCGGACTCTCCGCCGCCGGCTCCGACCGACTACGCCGCCGAGCAGGCCTGGCTGTGGACTCAAATCAAATCCGAGGCGCGCCGCGATGCCGACGCCGAACCAGCACTAGCGAGTTACCTCTACTCAACGATTCTCTCTCACTCATCACTCGAGCGTTCACTCGCTTTTCATCTCGGTAATAAGCTCTGTTGTTCTACTCTCTTATCTACTTTGCTTTATGATCTCTTTCTCGATACTTTTTCGAATGATGTTGAGCTACGCGCCGCCACGGTGGCTGATCTACGCGCCGCCAAGCTCAGGGATCCGGCGTGTGTTTCGTTCTCGCATTGCTTGCTTAATTACAAAGGATTTTTGGCTATTCAG GCCCACAGAGTAGCTCACAAGCTCTGGACTCAGTCCCGAAAACCACTTGCGCTTGCACTCCAATCCCGAATCTCTGATGTATTTGCTGTTGATATACACCCGGCTGCTACAATCGGGAAGGGCGTACTATTTGATCATGCTACTGGAGTTGTTGTTGGCGAGACTGCTGTGATTGGTAACAACGTATCAATTCTCCATCATGTGACATTGGGCGGGACTGGCAAGGCAGGAGGTGATCGACACCCGAAGATTGGTGATGGGGTGCTAATTGGAGCTGGAGCAACTATATTGGGGAATGTGATGATTGGGGAAGGGGCAAAGGTTGGTGCTGGGTCCGTGGTTCTTATTAATGTGCCTCCTCGGACAACAGCTGTGGGGAATCCAGCAAGACTGATGGGAGGGAAGGATCATCCATCACAGCACAAGGATGTCCCCGGGGAATCAATGGATCATACATCTTTCATGGCTCAGTGGTCTGACTACATCATATAG